ATGATGGCTTCTATGTCCGCGCCAAAAGCAGAAGTTAAAATTGTAGAGGAAAAAGACAGTCTGGGAAATGTCATCAAAAAAACAATTCCGGCACCGGTAGTTTCACAAAACAATGCACCGGCTGAGAAAGATCAAATCCAGTTTCACAAAGGTTTAGACATCGGGGTTGCGTATGGCAGCGATGTTCGAAGTGCGGCTTCCGGAAAAGTTATTTTTGCGGGCGTAAAAGGAGGTTATGGAAACTGTGTGATTATTTCCCATGGCAACGGACTCGATACTTTATACGGCCATTTATCAACCATCATGGTCAAAGCAAATGATGTGGTTAAAGTAAACGATGTGATTGCAAAATCAGGTAATTCAGGTCGTTCAACCGGACCCCATCTTCACTATGAAGTTCATAAAAATAATACCCCGGTTAATCCGAAATTATTTATGAATTTGTAGTAAATAAATTTTTAAAATATTGACGCTTTTGAATTTATCAGGAGCGTTTTTTTTATGGAAAAATCTTTTCGGACAAACATATAACAGTTTAGGACCTTCACGGTTTATTTACTTAGTCAGAACGTTAAGCTGAAAAAATACTTTGCTGCATTCCTAAAAATGAACTTTTGAAGGAAGAACTTTTTTTCATTTTATTTAAATCCTTTGTTTAGAAAAAATTACTGAAATTTGCAGTTCGTCCAAAAAAATGAAGTTGAGTTATGAAACTATGTATTGCTGAAAAGCCAAGTGTTGCCCGTGATATTGCCAAAGTATTGGGGGCAGATACGCCCAAACAAGGCTATTTTGAAGGCAATGGCTATTGGGTAACCTGGACGTTTGGTCATCTCTGCACGCTCAAAGAACCGCACGATTACGGACCACATCTTAAATCCTGGAACCTTATCTTTCTTCCCATTATTCCTGATCCTTTCGGAATTAAACTTATTTCGAATCCCGGTGTAGAAAAACAATTTAAAATCATTGAAAAACTGGTCGCGGATTGTGAAGAAGTCATTAACTGTGGGGATGCGGGACAGGAAGGAGAAGTTATTCAAAGATGGGTTCTACACAAAGCTAAATGCAAAAAACCCATCAAAAGACTTTGGATTTCTTCCCTTACAGAAGCCGCAATTAAAGAAGGTTTTAACAATTTGAAACCGTCGAAAGATTATCAAAATCTTTATTTGGCAGGAAACGCGCGTGCCATTGGAGACTGGCTTTTAGGAATTAACGCCACCCGTTTATTTACCCGCAAATTCGGCGGAAATAAAAGTGTACTTTCTATAGGCCGTGTTCAAACTCCTACCCTCGCGATGCTTGTTCAGAGACAAAAAGAAATGGATGCCTTTAATACTGAAGATTATTGGGAACTGAAAACGAAATATCGGGACGTAGTTTTCAATGCCGCAATTGACCGCTTAAAAACGAAAGAAAAAGCCGAAAAAGGCCTGGAATATTTGAAACAGCATCCTTTTGAAATTATCTCTTTTGAAATTAAAGAAGGAAAAGAAAAAAATCCGCGCCTTTTTGATTTGACAGCTTTGCAAGTGGAAGCCAATAAAAAGTTCGGCTTTTCTGCAGAGCATACTCTAAAATATATTCAAAATTTATACGAGAAGAAACACACGACTTATCCAAGAGTAGATACCACTTACCTTTCCGAGAGTTTGCATCCCCAAATTCCCGCAATTTTACAGAGCATGAATTTCTATAAAGAATTTACAACTCCACTTTTGGCGCAACCAATTCCAAAATCCAAAGCTGTTTTTGATGATTCGAAAGTTACGGATCACCATGCGATTATTCCAACCGAGATCGCTCCTTCATCAAATTTAAGCAGAGAAGAAAAATTGATTTATGATTTGGTGGCAAAGCGATTTATTTCTGTTTTTTATCCGGAATGTAAAATTTCAAATACTTTGGTAGAAGGTCAGGTTGGAACAATTCCTTTTAAAACTACGGGCAGACAAATCCTGGAACCGGGTTGGCGGGAAGTTTATATTAAAGATAAAAAAGAGGATACCGAAAAGAAAGAAAAAGACGAAGAACAAACCATTCCCGAATTTAAAGTTGGGGAAAAAGGACCACACAAGCCTTTAATTCATCAGGGAAAAACCAGTCCGCCAAAACCGTACACCGAAGCAACTTTACTGCGTGCCATGGAAACCGCCGGTAAACAGGTTGATGATGAAGAACTGCGGGAAATGATGAAAAATAATGGAATTGGAAGACCTTCTACGCGAGCCAATATTATTGAAACTCTTTTCCGCAGGAAATATATTGAGCGAAAAAAGAAAAATATTTTTGCCACTTCTACCGGTGTAGAATTGATTGACACCATTCAGGATGAATTGTTGAAAAGCCCTGAATTAACGGGAGAATGGGAATCTAAACTGCGGAAAATTGAGCGTGGCGAATATGATGCTTCTCAGTTCAAAGAGGAATTGATCGAAATGGTGACTAATTTAACGAGAAGCGTCATCAACGAAAAAGCAAAAGTTATTTCTTTTCAGGAAGAAATTCAGCCAAAACAAAAGAAAGAAGCCACTCCCAGAAAAAATGTTGCCATTGTTTGGGAAGAAACAGATTGTCCGAAATGCAAAGAAAATAAACTGATGAAGGGAAAAACCGCCATTGGTTGTTCCAATTACAAAGGATGTGGTTTCAAAATTCCTTTTTTATTATTTGGAAAAAAGCTGACGGAAAAACAGATTCACGATCTTATTACAAAAGGTAAATCATCTAAATTAAAAGGATTTACAGAACATCCTGAAGGTTTATCTGAAGGGATTTTACGTGTGACAAATGATTTTCTGCTTGAACTTAAAATTGATTAGAGCCGTATTGGTGTCTTAAATTCAAGATAATAATCAGCTGATCAATTTTTATTAAAGTTAAAGTTCTTCAGATTTCTTTTAAAATTTTCTAGACGTTTTTGAATCCTAAGTTTGGTAAAAATTCAGTTTAATTGAAAATATTATCTTTGCAATCAATGGGATCAAATTAAAAATAACCCATTGATCAACAAAATTTTAATAAAAGGATGATCGTATCCTTGATAACACCCCCTTTATGACTATAGACAAAAATCACGTTGTAGCATTACATTACACTTTAAACGCGCTGGAAGACAACGGCGAAAAGACTTTCATCGAAAAAACAGATTTAGAAAACCCTTTTACCTTTTTATATGGTGTAGGAATGATGTTGCCTAAATTTGAAGAAGAAATTCAGGGAATGGCTGCAGGAGAAAAAAAATCTTTCACCATTACTCCGGAAGAAGGTTACGGTGCAAAAGTAGATAACGCAACTACGCAATTGCCCGTAGAAATGTTTGCACAATCTGGTATGCCACCTGTTGGTGCCATGTTACCTTTGCAGGATCCGGAAGGAAATCATTTAAATGCTGTTGTTTTGGAAGTAACTCCGGAAGCAGTAATTGTGGATCTCAACCATCCAATGGCGGGAAAAACTTTGCATTTCGATATCGAAGTTTCCTCTACAAGACCGGCAACCGAAGAAGAACTATCTCATGGTCACGCCCATGGCGTTGATGGTAATGAAGCACACTAAGAACATTTTTTCTTACAATTAAAAGCTACGATTTTCGTAGCTTTTTTTATTTGCGAATATTTATTGAAATACTGATATAAATAAATTTAATTGCCAGAGAGATTTTGAACATAAGTTTATGTAAAATTACTGTTTGTTCTTTACAAACTTTGTTCAACAAAATCTCGTATTTTTAGGTATGAAAAAAATATTTTATCTGGGTTTCGGAATTTTAATGATGATGAGCTGCAGCACTATGAAATACAAAGATGTGGTTTACGGAAAAACGAAAAGCAAAGAGGATCTGAAGCTGAATATCTTTGTGCCGAAGAATTCTGAAAATAAAAAACTCCCGGTTTTGATTTTCGTGCATGGCGGCAACTGGAACAGCGGCAATAAAGATCTATATGGTTTTTTCGGTCGGAACTTTGCAAAAAAAGATGTTGTTACGGTGATTCCTTCTTATACTTTGAGTCCAAAAGCGAATGTGGATGAAATGACGACCGAGATCGCATCAGCCGTAAAATGGGTTCAAAATAATATTTCTCAATACCACGGAGACGCAAAAAATCTATTTGTGACAGGACATTCTGCAGGAGCACAACTGGTTACCAACGCAGTTTTAAATCCGAAATTTGGCATTGATGAAAAATCGATTTCCGGAATAATTTTAAATGACGCAGCCGGAATTGATATGAAAGATTATCTGGAAAAAAATCCGCCAACAACAAAAGACGATTATATCACAACCTGGAGTACAGATCCGCAGAACTGGTATCAAGCCTCTCCTATTAATTTCCTGGATCAAAATTCGCCGCCTTTTTTAATATATGTCGGAACCAAAACCTATCCTTCAATCACCACGGCGAATGAACATTTTCTTAAAAAACTGAATGAATTTCAACCGGAGGTGAAGCCGATATTTTTGAAAAAGAAACACATACCGATGATCTTACAATATTTCTTTCCTTGGAGCGATCGGTTTGATGAAACAAAAAAATTCATGGATATAAACAGCAAATAGCAATCTATTTGTTTTATCTTTAGGTTAAATTTCAGCTTATGAAAGATAATCCCATTGGTTTTGTGCAAGGTTTACAAGATTCAATTATCAGCTATTGGAATAATTTAGTAGAATCTTTACCACGCATTATTTTCGCCCTGGTTATTTTAACCGCGTTTTATTACATTGCTCAATACCTTTCTAGAATAATCAAGAGAAGATTTCTAAATGCAGATCACGATCCACTTTTTGTGACTTTTCTAAGCAAGACCTCCAAGGTTGTGCTCATCATTATCGGCGTTATATTCGCCATGCAAACCATGGGTTTAATTTGTATTGCTAAAGGATTACTCGCCGGTGCCGGGATTTCGGCTTTTATTTTCGGCTTTGCCTTTAAAGAAATTGCGGAGAATTTTTTGGGTGGATTAATATTGGCTTTCAACAGACCCTTCAGTTTAAATGACACCATTCAGATTCGGGATTTTACGGGGCACGTTAAAGCTTTAAATTTCCGAACCACGCACATTAAAACCTTTGATGAGAAAGATGTTTTCTTGCCGAATTCTATCGTAGTTAAAGAGCCTGTAACCAATTTTACACGAGATGGTCAAATACCGTTAGACTTTGTGGTTGGGATCGCTTATGAGGATAATATTACAGAAGCAATTTCGCTGATTTTTAA
This DNA window, taken from Kaistella carnis, encodes the following:
- a CDS encoding M23 family metallopeptidase, translated to MKNFLSSKKNINLILGILAFVIFAQALLIGKLYAEKDYKSYQVNLVPIKTEKDSIDYLSMKNDLALVDHTVRQLNSFLASKNLSDGKIEMLAQDSISNAVYLAKQTNRYSQYLMDLHNKLQQVPLGIPTDGYISSQFGKRVNPIPTKVMMASMSAPKAEVKIVEEKDSLGNVIKKTIPAPVVSQNNAPAEKDQIQFHKGLDIGVAYGSDVRSAASGKVIFAGVKGGYGNCVIISHGNGLDTLYGHLSTIMVKANDVVKVNDVIAKSGNSGRSTGPHLHYEVHKNNTPVNPKLFMNL
- a CDS encoding type IA DNA topoisomerase — protein: MKLCIAEKPSVARDIAKVLGADTPKQGYFEGNGYWVTWTFGHLCTLKEPHDYGPHLKSWNLIFLPIIPDPFGIKLISNPGVEKQFKIIEKLVADCEEVINCGDAGQEGEVIQRWVLHKAKCKKPIKRLWISSLTEAAIKEGFNNLKPSKDYQNLYLAGNARAIGDWLLGINATRLFTRKFGGNKSVLSIGRVQTPTLAMLVQRQKEMDAFNTEDYWELKTKYRDVVFNAAIDRLKTKEKAEKGLEYLKQHPFEIISFEIKEGKEKNPRLFDLTALQVEANKKFGFSAEHTLKYIQNLYEKKHTTYPRVDTTYLSESLHPQIPAILQSMNFYKEFTTPLLAQPIPKSKAVFDDSKVTDHHAIIPTEIAPSSNLSREEKLIYDLVAKRFISVFYPECKISNTLVEGQVGTIPFKTTGRQILEPGWREVYIKDKKEDTEKKEKDEEQTIPEFKVGEKGPHKPLIHQGKTSPPKPYTEATLLRAMETAGKQVDDEELREMMKNNGIGRPSTRANIIETLFRRKYIERKKKNIFATSTGVELIDTIQDELLKSPELTGEWESKLRKIERGEYDASQFKEELIEMVTNLTRSVINEKAKVISFQEEIQPKQKKEATPRKNVAIVWEETDCPKCKENKLMKGKTAIGCSNYKGCGFKIPFLLFGKKLTEKQIHDLITKGKSSKLKGFTEHPEGLSEGILRVTNDFLLELKID
- a CDS encoding FKBP-type peptidyl-prolyl cis-trans isomerase; translated protein: MTIDKNHVVALHYTLNALEDNGEKTFIEKTDLENPFTFLYGVGMMLPKFEEEIQGMAAGEKKSFTITPEEGYGAKVDNATTQLPVEMFAQSGMPPVGAMLPLQDPEGNHLNAVVLEVTPEAVIVDLNHPMAGKTLHFDIEVSSTRPATEEELSHGHAHGVDGNEAH
- a CDS encoding alpha/beta hydrolase; the protein is MKKIFYLGFGILMMMSCSTMKYKDVVYGKTKSKEDLKLNIFVPKNSENKKLPVLIFVHGGNWNSGNKDLYGFFGRNFAKKDVVTVIPSYTLSPKANVDEMTTEIASAVKWVQNNISQYHGDAKNLFVTGHSAGAQLVTNAVLNPKFGIDEKSISGIILNDAAGIDMKDYLEKNPPTTKDDYITTWSTDPQNWYQASPINFLDQNSPPFLIYVGTKTYPSITTANEHFLKKLNEFQPEVKPIFLKKKHIPMILQYFFPWSDRFDETKKFMDINSK
- a CDS encoding mechanosensitive ion channel family protein produces the protein MKDNPIGFVQGLQDSIISYWNNLVESLPRIIFALVILTAFYYIAQYLSRIIKRRFLNADHDPLFVTFLSKTSKVVLIIIGVIFAMQTMGLICIAKGLLAGAGISAFIFGFAFKEIAENFLGGLILAFNRPFSLNDTIQIRDFTGHVKALNFRTTHIKTFDEKDVFLPNSIVVKEPVTNFTRDGQIPLDFVVGIAYEDNITEAISLIFKTIQPTATMIKEKEPFTVVEELATSTVNLRTYFWADTLNYKKGVREIKSEIIRLVKEVLMKEGFSLPSDIQEIKWYDRTKPFPIDILYVCP